From a single Pyxidicoccus xibeiensis genomic region:
- a CDS encoding non-ribosomal peptide synthetase yields the protein MSVTELLTGLAQQGIHLSLGEGDQLSVNAPKGALTAEVRQRLTEHKPQLLALLRARKAQPVEPEVPPLVSDPANRYEPFPLTDIQQAYWLGRGGAVDMGDVSIHVYWEHDFHPLDVPRMERAWQKVIARHDMLRAVILPDGRQQILREVPPLRITVLDLSQASPAEVEAGLAQVRDALSHQVLPLDRAPQVEVRATRLPGGVTRLHQSVDLVQLDGGSLALLAYDVARAYQHPDTELPALDISYRDYVLAERKLHDSATAQQSLAYWRSRVRELPPAPELPLARAPSSLKTSRFKRRVARLDATRWAQLQARAKARGLTLSSVLSSVYAEVLAAWSKSPRFTLNIPLFSRMPMHPQVNELLGDFTSMVLLGLDLSVPESFESRVQRTQAQLWQDIEHTQHISGVQALRELARVQKSSNASLPIVFASLLSLRSEGYADWASAWKQISEPVFTLTQTPQLWIDNQVQQEEGGLAASWDSVEELFPAGMLDQMFESYRLLLEQLATEEAAWTEVRARRVALPADTVRLLAELNATDAPVSTETLYSLFQTQAQARPQAEAVISPRRTLTYGELHARANALSHRLGAVGCAKGSLVGVVLEKGWEQLVSVLAIQGCGAAYLPVDPELPPERLKLLLEQGQVRVVLTRQDIDARVSWPSGLERVRVEDAQPQGPETLRPVAPPAPEDLAYVIYTSGSTGLPKGAMLSHRNAVNRMLDVNARFGIGPGDRNIALTALNHDLSVYDVFGMLAAGGCVVMPDAASVKDPLHWVELLTRERVTFWNSVPAFMEMLVETLERDPSQPRPTTLRKVVLSGDWVPVTLPNRIRALAPEVQVISAGGPTETCVWDICYPVGTVDPSWPSIPYGRPMTNARYHVLDEQLEPRPTWVPGQLYISGVGVGLGYWGDPEKTRQKFIEHPGTGERLYRSGDLGRLLPDGNIEFLGREDLQVKIQGHRIELGEIEAALSQHPAVRVAAVTVVAPAGGKKRLVAFVSTKQEASEETLLEFLRERLPSHMLPTLVLGDSLPLSANGKVDRKALAELALKQSQPKAAFVAPGSELELQISRLVQQELGLPELSVDGQFFDLGADSTIIVRITAALRETLKLDVRATDPFRFPTVRALAAFLAQKGSGPAAAVQSGADRAAARREARGRRKGAEG from the coding sequence ATGAGTGTCACTGAACTTCTCACCGGACTCGCGCAGCAGGGGATTCACCTCTCGCTCGGCGAGGGCGACCAGCTGTCCGTGAACGCTCCGAAGGGGGCGCTCACCGCGGAGGTCCGCCAGCGCCTCACCGAGCACAAGCCGCAGCTCCTCGCCTTGCTCCGGGCGCGCAAGGCGCAGCCGGTCGAGCCCGAGGTCCCTCCGCTCGTCTCCGACCCCGCGAACCGCTACGAGCCATTCCCCCTCACCGACATCCAGCAGGCGTACTGGCTTGGGCGGGGCGGCGCCGTGGACATGGGCGACGTGTCCATCCACGTGTACTGGGAGCACGACTTCCATCCCCTGGACGTGCCCCGGATGGAGCGCGCCTGGCAGAAGGTCATCGCCCGGCACGACATGCTCCGGGCGGTCATCCTCCCGGACGGGCGTCAGCAGATTCTTCGCGAAGTCCCGCCGCTGCGCATCACCGTGCTCGACCTGAGTCAGGCCTCGCCCGCGGAGGTCGAGGCCGGCCTCGCGCAGGTGCGCGACGCGCTCTCGCACCAGGTCCTCCCGCTCGACCGGGCGCCGCAGGTCGAGGTCCGCGCGACGCGCCTGCCCGGCGGCGTCACCCGGCTCCACCAGAGCGTCGACCTGGTCCAGCTCGACGGCGGCAGCCTCGCGCTGCTCGCGTACGACGTTGCCCGGGCGTACCAGCACCCGGACACGGAGCTGCCGGCCCTGGACATCTCCTACCGGGACTACGTCCTGGCGGAGCGCAAGCTGCACGACAGCGCGACGGCGCAGCAGTCCCTGGCGTACTGGCGCTCACGCGTGCGCGAGCTGCCGCCCGCTCCGGAGCTCCCGCTGGCCCGCGCGCCTTCGTCGCTCAAGACGAGCCGGTTCAAGCGCCGGGTGGCACGGCTGGATGCGACGCGCTGGGCGCAGCTGCAGGCGAGGGCGAAGGCGCGCGGACTGACGCTCTCGTCGGTCCTCAGCTCGGTCTACGCCGAGGTGCTCGCGGCCTGGAGCAAGAGCCCGCGCTTCACGCTCAACATCCCGCTCTTCAGCCGCATGCCCATGCACCCGCAGGTCAACGAGCTACTGGGCGACTTCACCTCGATGGTCCTCCTGGGGCTGGACCTCTCCGTCCCGGAGAGCTTCGAGTCGCGCGTCCAGCGGACCCAGGCCCAGCTGTGGCAGGACATCGAGCACACGCAGCACATCAGCGGGGTGCAGGCGCTGCGGGAGCTCGCGCGCGTCCAGAAGTCGTCCAACGCGTCGCTGCCCATCGTCTTCGCCAGCCTGCTCAGCCTGCGCTCCGAGGGCTACGCCGACTGGGCGTCCGCGTGGAAGCAGATCTCCGAGCCGGTCTTCACGCTGACCCAGACGCCGCAACTGTGGATCGACAACCAGGTCCAGCAGGAGGAGGGCGGGCTCGCCGCGTCCTGGGACTCGGTGGAGGAGCTGTTCCCCGCCGGCATGCTGGACCAGATGTTCGAGAGCTACCGGCTCCTGCTCGAGCAGCTCGCGACGGAGGAGGCGGCCTGGACGGAGGTCCGTGCGCGGCGCGTGGCGCTGCCAGCCGACACAGTGCGGCTGCTCGCGGAGCTCAACGCCACGGACGCGCCCGTCTCCACCGAGACGCTCTACTCGCTCTTCCAGACGCAGGCACAGGCGCGTCCCCAAGCCGAGGCCGTCATCAGCCCGCGCCGCACGCTGACCTACGGGGAGCTGCATGCACGCGCCAACGCGCTCAGCCACCGGCTCGGGGCCGTCGGCTGCGCGAAGGGCAGCCTCGTCGGCGTGGTGCTGGAGAAGGGGTGGGAGCAGCTCGTCTCCGTGCTCGCTATTCAAGGATGCGGTGCGGCGTACCTGCCGGTGGACCCCGAGCTGCCCCCCGAGCGGCTGAAGCTCCTGCTCGAGCAGGGGCAGGTGCGCGTGGTGCTCACGCGGCAGGACATCGACGCGAGGGTCTCCTGGCCGTCGGGGTTGGAGCGTGTCCGGGTGGAGGACGCCCAGCCGCAGGGCCCGGAAACCCTGCGCCCGGTGGCACCTCCCGCGCCGGAGGATCTCGCGTACGTCATCTACACGTCCGGCTCCACCGGGCTGCCCAAGGGGGCGATGCTCAGCCACCGCAACGCGGTCAACCGCATGCTCGACGTCAACGCGCGCTTCGGCATCGGCCCCGGGGACCGGAACATCGCGCTGACCGCGCTCAACCACGACCTGTCCGTCTACGACGTCTTCGGGATGCTCGCGGCGGGCGGCTGCGTGGTGATGCCGGACGCGGCGTCGGTGAAGGACCCGCTCCACTGGGTGGAGCTCCTGACGCGCGAGCGGGTGACGTTCTGGAACAGCGTGCCCGCCTTCATGGAGATGCTGGTCGAGACGCTCGAGCGCGACCCGTCCCAGCCGCGTCCGACCACGCTGCGCAAGGTGGTGCTCTCGGGGGACTGGGTGCCCGTCACCCTGCCGAACCGCATCCGCGCGCTCGCGCCGGAGGTGCAGGTCATCTCCGCGGGCGGGCCCACGGAGACCTGCGTCTGGGACATCTGCTACCCGGTGGGGACGGTGGACCCGTCGTGGCCGAGCATCCCCTACGGACGGCCAATGACCAACGCGCGCTACCACGTGCTCGACGAGCAGCTCGAGCCGCGGCCGACGTGGGTCCCCGGCCAGCTGTACATCTCGGGCGTCGGCGTGGGACTCGGCTACTGGGGGGACCCGGAGAAGACGCGGCAGAAGTTCATCGAGCATCCAGGTACCGGAGAGCGCCTGTACCGCAGCGGCGACCTGGGCCGCCTGCTCCCGGACGGCAACATCGAGTTCCTCGGGCGCGAGGACCTGCAGGTGAAGATCCAGGGCCACCGCATCGAGCTTGGGGAGATTGAGGCGGCACTGTCGCAGCACCCGGCGGTCCGGGTGGCGGCGGTGACGGTGGTCGCGCCTGCCGGCGGCAAGAAGCGGCTCGTCGCGTTCGTGTCCACCAAGCAGGAGGCGTCCGAGGAGACACTCCTCGAGTTCCTGCGGGAGCGGCTCCCCTCGCACATGCTCCCCACGCTCGTGCTGGGAGACTCGCTGCCGCTCAGCGCGAACGGCAAGGTGGACCGCAAGGCGCTGGCCGAGCTCGCGCTCAAGCAGTCGCAGCCGAAGGCCGCGTTCGTCGCGCCGGGCAGCGAGCTGGAGCTTCAAATCAGCCGGCTCGTCCAGCAGGAGCTCGGGCTCCCCGAGCTCAGCGTGGACGGACAGTTCTTCGACCTGGGCGCGGACTCCACCATCATCGTGCGCATCACCGCGGCGCTGCGCGAGACGTTGAAGCTCGACGTGCGCGCCACGGACCCGTTCCGCTTCCCGACGGTGCGCGCGCTCGCGGCCTTCCTGGCGCAGAAGGGGAGCGGGCCCGCGGCGGCGGTGCAGTCGGGAGCGGATCGCGCGGCAGCGCGGCGTGAGGCGCGCGGGCGCCGCAAGGGGGCAGAGGGATGA
- a CDS encoding type I polyketide synthase, translating into MSGSDLAIIGMAGRFPGASTLERFWENIRGGVDCVSDLTDEELRAAGVSEASLRNPKYVRRASVLDDIETFDAEFFGFSPKEVELIDPQHRLFLECAWEALENGGVDPGRYPGAIGVFAGTSYSTYLLRKFLREAGSMPVIEHLQLQVANDKDYLASRVSYKLNLRGPSLCVQTSCSTSLVAVHLACQSVLDGESDMALAGGVCLRVPQRVGYIHQEGGILSPDGRCRSFDARGAGTIQGSGLGVIVIKRLADALKDGDPIRAVIKGSAINNDGASKVGYMAPSHEGQARVISEALSLADVEPATVGYLECHGTATRVGDPLELQALAEVFSGVPRGSCAVGSVKANLGHLESAAGIAGLIKAVLVLEHGELPPLAHFQEPNPGCDFPSTPFFVPPRAQPFPKGAHPRRAGVSSFGIGGTNAHVVLEEAPAPAARSAVAARPWSLFTLSARSEPALRAQARSHAAFLRSEAGRREALADLCFTSGVRRAHHTFRLAAVCRSHDELAEALDAYAEGTPHGHVVAGRAPQAEQRPQLTFLFTGQGSQYAGMGRGLYESHPTFRQAIDRCVRALEGVLPLPLTEVLFGEGAPLDQTQYTQPALFALEYALSEVWREWGVVPDAVLGHSVGEFPAACTAGVFELEEGIRLVAERARLMQQLPAGGVMVAVQEGEAEVQPLLAAHPAVSLAAFNGPRSVVLSGPAADVDAVVRALESRGIKSRALTVSHAFHSALMEPALPAFGRAAASVSYRPPKVAWVTNLTGEQASSISAQYWEQQLREPVRFAQGVQTLAAAGRRLFLEVGPQPVLSGLAASILPSEALCLASLRSGRDAWQTLMQSAGQLYVQGVALDWRALHGSAHRCVAAPGYAWQRERYWVDDPLPGRSGPEAPVGRSDEAPDITYALSWRSAPAPVAGSSGVAGWLVLCDAGGVGASLVQAIEARGERCLSLTVDEVTRELDAAAPFEGHVAQARSWAGTLGVVHACSLDAAATGLEALRAAEVRSTGSALRLVQALQAAGVTPLTRLWLVTREGQAVEGGAVNVSQAPLWGFARSVQQELPELSCRAVDLGAGDCTSLAGQLLAELSADGEPQTAWRRERRYVARLERVRAAVGHGPSLRSDGTYLVTGGLGALGLQVAEWMVERGARHLALFARRSVSPAHSEVLERLRSKGANVHVASVDIVDREALSHALAHVAKSMPPLRGVVHAAGVLDEAMLPQLTPERLRNVMAPKVDGAWSLHELTAGQPLELFVLFSSVGAVFGAPGQANYGAANAFLGALAHHRHQLGLPATAVDFGPWAGAGMSSKLDAARWAAHRLRPMSPEAALGALGAALGSGRPQVAVAEVDWDGVFSDARRPPALFAELAAGRAGAAGRSPAAVRTVERLKAAAPHEVDELLVAHVRGELGEVLGHPPSRPPEPWRGFYELGMDSLSAVHFRRRMEAAFDVPLATSAVFDHPTVERFSRYLKERLFPDAPAPVSTSAPVAPQPRTDAVAAEVDGLSADEVSSALLELTRSVLSEEELGE; encoded by the coding sequence ATGAGCGGCTCGGACCTGGCAATCATCGGGATGGCGGGACGGTTCCCGGGCGCGAGCACGCTCGAGCGCTTCTGGGAGAACATCCGCGGCGGCGTCGATTGCGTGAGCGACCTCACGGACGAGGAGCTCCGTGCGGCGGGCGTCAGCGAGGCGTCCCTGCGCAACCCGAAGTACGTACGCCGCGCGTCTGTCCTGGACGACATCGAGACGTTCGACGCGGAGTTCTTCGGGTTCAGCCCGAAGGAAGTGGAGCTCATCGACCCGCAGCACCGGCTGTTCCTCGAGTGCGCGTGGGAGGCGCTGGAGAACGGCGGCGTGGACCCGGGCCGCTATCCGGGCGCCATCGGCGTCTTCGCGGGCACCAGTTACTCCACGTACCTGCTCCGCAAGTTCCTGCGCGAGGCCGGCTCGATGCCGGTCATCGAGCACCTCCAGCTCCAGGTCGCCAACGACAAGGACTACCTGGCCAGCCGCGTCTCCTACAAGCTGAACCTGCGCGGCCCGAGCCTCTGTGTGCAGACGTCGTGCTCCACGTCGCTCGTCGCGGTGCACCTCGCGTGTCAGAGCGTGCTGGACGGCGAGTCGGACATGGCGCTCGCGGGGGGCGTGTGCCTGCGCGTCCCGCAGCGTGTGGGCTACATCCACCAGGAGGGCGGCATCCTCTCGCCCGACGGGCGCTGCCGCAGCTTCGACGCGCGTGGCGCGGGGACCATCCAGGGCAGCGGCCTGGGGGTCATCGTCATCAAGCGCCTGGCGGATGCCCTGAAGGACGGCGATCCGATTCGCGCCGTCATCAAGGGGTCCGCCATCAACAACGATGGCGCCTCGAAGGTGGGCTACATGGCGCCGAGCCACGAGGGCCAGGCGCGCGTCATCTCCGAGGCCTTGAGCCTCGCGGACGTGGAGCCCGCGACGGTGGGGTACCTCGAGTGCCACGGCACCGCGACGCGGGTGGGAGACCCACTGGAGCTCCAGGCGCTCGCGGAGGTGTTCTCGGGCGTGCCGCGTGGCAGCTGCGCCGTGGGCTCCGTGAAGGCGAACCTCGGGCATCTGGAGTCGGCCGCCGGCATCGCCGGCCTCATCAAGGCGGTCCTCGTGCTCGAGCACGGGGAGCTACCCCCGCTCGCACACTTCCAGGAGCCCAATCCCGGCTGCGACTTCCCCTCCACGCCGTTCTTCGTGCCCCCGCGGGCGCAGCCCTTCCCGAAGGGCGCTCACCCGCGCCGCGCGGGCGTCAGCTCGTTTGGCATTGGCGGCACCAATGCGCACGTGGTGCTGGAGGAGGCGCCGGCCCCGGCCGCGCGCTCCGCTGTGGCGGCGAGGCCCTGGAGCCTGTTCACCCTGTCTGCGCGCAGCGAGCCCGCGCTGCGTGCGCAGGCCCGCTCGCACGCCGCCTTCCTGCGCTCGGAAGCGGGCCGGCGCGAGGCGCTCGCGGACCTCTGCTTCACGTCTGGCGTCCGGAGAGCGCACCACACCTTCCGGCTCGCCGCGGTGTGCAGGAGCCACGACGAACTCGCCGAGGCGTTGGACGCGTACGCAGAGGGCACTCCGCACGGCCACGTCGTCGCGGGCCGGGCGCCCCAGGCGGAGCAGCGGCCGCAGCTGACGTTCCTGTTCACCGGACAGGGCTCCCAGTACGCGGGGATGGGGCGCGGGCTCTACGAGTCGCACCCTACGTTCCGCCAGGCCATCGACCGCTGCGTGCGGGCGCTCGAGGGCGTGCTTCCGCTGCCACTCACGGAGGTGCTCTTCGGCGAGGGTGCGCCGCTGGACCAGACGCAGTACACGCAGCCGGCGCTGTTCGCGCTCGAGTACGCGCTGTCAGAGGTGTGGCGCGAGTGGGGCGTGGTGCCGGATGCGGTGCTCGGCCACAGCGTGGGCGAGTTCCCCGCCGCGTGCACTGCCGGCGTGTTCGAGCTGGAGGAGGGCATCCGGCTCGTCGCCGAGCGCGCGCGCCTCATGCAGCAGCTGCCAGCGGGCGGCGTGATGGTGGCGGTGCAGGAAGGGGAAGCGGAGGTCCAGCCGCTCCTGGCCGCGCACCCGGCGGTGTCGCTCGCGGCCTTCAACGGTCCCAGGAGCGTGGTGCTGTCGGGGCCAGCGGCGGACGTCGACGCGGTCGTCCGCGCGCTCGAGTCGCGCGGAATCAAGAGCCGTGCGCTCACGGTGTCCCATGCGTTCCACTCCGCACTGATGGAGCCGGCGCTCCCGGCGTTCGGGCGTGCGGCGGCGTCCGTCAGCTATCGCCCGCCGAAGGTGGCGTGGGTCACCAACCTCACGGGTGAGCAGGCGTCGTCCATCTCCGCCCAGTACTGGGAGCAACAGCTGCGCGAGCCCGTGCGGTTCGCGCAGGGCGTGCAGACGCTCGCAGCGGCTGGGCGCCGCCTGTTTCTCGAGGTGGGGCCCCAGCCGGTGCTCTCCGGCCTCGCGGCCAGCATCCTGCCTTCCGAGGCCCTCTGCCTCGCGAGCCTGAGAAGTGGGCGCGACGCGTGGCAGACGTTGATGCAGAGCGCAGGCCAGCTGTACGTCCAGGGCGTCGCTCTGGACTGGCGGGCCCTGCACGGCTCTGCGCACCGCTGCGTGGCGGCGCCCGGCTATGCGTGGCAGCGGGAGCGCTACTGGGTGGATGACCCGCTTCCGGGTCGCAGTGGCCCCGAGGCGCCAGTCGGCCGGAGCGATGAGGCACCCGACATCACGTACGCCCTCTCCTGGCGGAGTGCGCCCGCGCCGGTCGCCGGGAGCAGCGGCGTGGCCGGCTGGCTCGTGCTCTGCGACGCAGGTGGTGTCGGCGCGTCGCTCGTCCAGGCGATCGAGGCACGTGGCGAGCGGTGTCTGTCCCTCACCGTGGACGAGGTCACGCGCGAGCTCGACGCTGCGGCTCCGTTCGAGGGGCACGTCGCCCAGGCACGCAGCTGGGCTGGCACCCTGGGCGTCGTGCACGCGTGCAGCCTCGACGCAGCGGCCACGGGGCTCGAAGCGCTCCGCGCGGCCGAGGTGCGGAGCACCGGGAGCGCGCTGCGCCTCGTCCAGGCGCTGCAGGCGGCCGGGGTGACGCCGCTCACGCGGCTCTGGCTCGTCACGCGGGAAGGCCAGGCTGTCGAAGGGGGCGCGGTGAACGTGTCGCAGGCGCCGCTCTGGGGCTTCGCGCGCTCGGTGCAGCAGGAACTGCCGGAGCTGTCGTGTAGGGCTGTGGACCTCGGCGCGGGGGATTGCACCTCGCTCGCCGGGCAGCTGCTAGCGGAGCTCAGCGCGGACGGGGAGCCGCAGACCGCCTGGCGTCGCGAGCGGCGGTACGTGGCGCGCCTGGAGCGCGTGCGGGCCGCCGTGGGGCACGGCCCGTCGCTGCGGTCGGACGGCACCTATCTGGTCACCGGCGGCCTCGGCGCGCTCGGGCTCCAGGTTGCGGAGTGGATGGTGGAGCGCGGGGCCCGGCACCTCGCGCTCTTCGCGCGGCGTTCCGTGTCGCCAGCGCACTCGGAGGTCCTGGAGCGGCTCCGCTCGAAGGGCGCCAACGTTCACGTGGCGAGCGTCGACATCGTCGACCGCGAGGCGCTGTCTCACGCACTGGCGCACGTGGCGAAGTCCATGCCTCCGCTGCGCGGGGTGGTGCACGCGGCCGGCGTCCTGGACGAGGCGATGCTGCCCCAGCTCACGCCCGAGCGGCTCCGCAACGTGATGGCTCCGAAGGTCGACGGTGCCTGGAGCCTGCATGAGCTGACGGCGGGGCAGCCCCTGGAGCTCTTCGTGCTCTTCTCCTCGGTGGGTGCCGTCTTCGGTGCGCCCGGCCAGGCGAACTACGGCGCCGCCAACGCGTTCCTCGGCGCGCTCGCGCACCACCGGCACCAGCTCGGGCTCCCGGCGACCGCCGTGGACTTCGGGCCGTGGGCGGGGGCGGGGATGTCCTCCAAGCTCGACGCCGCACGGTGGGCCGCGCACCGGCTCCGTCCGATGTCCCCTGAAGCCGCGCTCGGTGCGCTCGGGGCCGCGCTCGGGAGCGGCCGGCCGCAAGTCGCCGTCGCTGAGGTGGACTGGGACGGCGTATTCTCGGACGCCCGGCGGCCGCCCGCGCTGTTCGCGGAGCTCGCGGCGGGACGGGCAGGGGCGGCCGGGAGGTCGCCTGCGGCCGTCCGGACGGTGGAGCGCCTCAAGGCAGCAGCGCCGCACGAGGTGGACGAGCTGCTCGTGGCCCACGTGCGCGGTGAGCTCGGCGAGGTGCTAGGGCACCCGCCTTCGCGACCGCCGGAGCCCTGGCGCGGGTTCTACGAGCTGGGGATGGACTCGCTCTCCGCGGTCCACTTCCGGCGCCGCATGGAGGCCGCGTTCGATGTGCCGCTGGCCACCTCGGCCGTGTTCGACCACCCGACCGTGGAGCGCTTCTCCCGCTACCTCAAGGAGCGCCTGTTCCCGGATGCGCCCGCGCCCGTCTCTACATCCGCGCCCGTGGCGCCGCAGCCGCGAACGGACGCGGTGGCGGCTGAGGTCGACGGGCTGTCCGCGGACGAAGTCTCGTCCGCGCTGCTCGAGCTGACACGCAGCGTGCTGTCTGAGGAAGAACTCGGCGAATGA